The following are encoded together in the Parambassis ranga chromosome 20, fParRan2.1, whole genome shotgun sequence genome:
- the pcolce2b gene encoding procollagen C-endopeptidase enhancer 2b produces the protein MPFIARSESRRSSVHPTMWRTCSLFCAWTLLFMTEVCAQSQRRPTFTCGGNITGESGVIGSQGYPGVYPPNTKCVWRITVPEGKVVVLSFRFIDLESDNLCRYDYVDVYSGHVNGQRLGRFCGTFKPGALVSTGNKMLLQMVSDANTAGSGFLAVFSAAHPHERGDQYCGGRLDKPSGTFKTPNWPEKDYPAGVTCSWHIVAPKNQIIEVKFEKFDVERDNYCRYDHVSIFNGGEINDAKRIGKYCGDSPPAPVFSEGNQLLIQFLSDLSLTADGFIGHYKFRPKKFPTTTIPPTTTTQPVTTRPIPLKYSVALCQQKCKRRGTLESNYCSSNFVITGTVITAVIRGGSMYATVSIINVYKEGSLAIQQAGKTMSTKIIILCKKCPFIRRGLNYIFMGQVDEDGRGKIGPQHFVLAFKTKNQKGLNVLKNKQC, from the exons ATGCCATTCATAGCACGGAGCGAAAGCAGGCGAAGCTCCGTTCACCCAACAATGTGGAGAACATGCAGTCTTTTTTGCGCATGGACTCTACTGTTCATGACAGAAGTCTGTGCGCAGTCCCAGCGGAG ACCAACCTTCACATGTGGCGGAAACATCACAGGGGAGTCTGGAGTTATCGGGAGCCAGGGGTACCCAGGAGTTTACCCTCCAAACACCAAATGTGTGTGGAGGATCACA GTCCCCGAGGGCAAGGTGGTGGTGTTGTCATTCCGCTTTATTGATCTGGAGAGTGACAACCTTTGCCGCTATGACTACGTGGATGTTTACAGCGGCCATGTCAACGGGCAGAGACTCGGCCGCTTTTGTGGGACGTTTAAGCCAGGAGCCCTGGTTTCCACGGGCAACAAGATGCTCCTGCAGATGGTATCTGATGCCAACACCGCTGGGAGTGGCTTCCTCGCTGTTTTCTCTGCTGCCCACCCGCATGAGAGAG GGGATCAGTACTGTGGAGGCAGACTGGACAAGCCCTCTGGGACTTTTAAAACTCCTAACTGGCCTGAGAAGGACTACCCAGCTGGTGTCACCTGCTCCTGGCACATAGTGGCACCAAAGAATCAG ATTATTGAAGTGAAGTTCGAGAAGTTTGATGTGGAACGAGATAACTACTGCCGCTATGACCACGTCTCCATTTTTAATGGTGGAGAAATAAACGATGCAAAGAGGATCGGAAAATACTGCGGAGACAGCCCCCCAGC GCCGGTATTCTCAGAGGGGAATCAGCTCCTGATCCAGTTCCTGTCGGATCTCAGTCTAACCGCAGACGGCTTCATCGGACACTACAAGTTCAGGCCAAAGAAATTCCCCACCACTACAATACCACCCACCACCACTACACAGCCAGTCACCACCAGGCCCATAC ctctgaagtACTCCGTCGCCTTGTGCCAGCAGAAATGCAAAAGAAGAGGAACACTTGAAAGCAATTACTGCTCCAGCAATTTTG TGATAACTGGGACTGTTATTACTGCGGTTATTAGAGGAGGAAGCATGTACGCCACGGTCTCTATCATCAATGTGTATAAAGAAGGAAGTCTGGCAATCCAGCAGGCAGGAAAGACCATGAGCACCAAGATTATCATCCTGTGCAAGAAGTGTCCATTTATCAGAAGAG GCTTGAACTACATCTTCATGGGTCAGGTGGACGAGGATGGTCGTGGGAAAATCGGCCCACAACACTTCGTCTTGGCATTTAAGACAAAGAACCAGAAGGGGCTGAACgttctgaaaaacaaacag